From a region of the Thermus caldilimi genome:
- a CDS encoding HEPN domain-containing protein, whose product MNRARDWVEQARYNLRHAIGSLGLEDYAWACFASQQAAEAALKGLHLARGQVAWGHSIQDLLGGLPGEIEVPEELLEAAKVLDKYYIPTWYPDAHPAGPAARAYTRGEAEEAIRLAEKVLRFVEEVL is encoded by the coding sequence GTGAACCGGGCGAGGGACTGGGTGGAACAAGCCAGGTACAACCTGCGCCATGCCATAGGAAGCCTGGGCCTCGAGGACTACGCCTGGGCTTGCTTTGCTTCCCAGCAGGCTGCGGAAGCAGCGCTGAAAGGGCTCCATCTCGCCCGAGGCCAAGTGGCTTGGGGACACTCTATCCAGGATCTCCTGGGCGGTTTGCCAGGGGAGATAGAGGTGCCGGAAGAGCTCTTGGAGGCAGCCAAGGTTTTGGACAAGTATTACATCCCCACCTGGTATCCCGACGCCCACCCCGCAGGACCTGCCGCCAGGGCCTATACCCGTGGGGAGGCGGAGGAGGCCATCCGCTTGGCAGAGAAGGTTCTAAGGTTTGTGGAGGAGGTGTTGTGA
- a CDS encoding nucleotidyltransferase domain-containing protein, with the protein MMRIFPFDPQARRAELEQVTARLAERPEVLAVVLFGSLARGEATAMSDADLFVLLESSPLPFPERLVLYRPEGIRGVEVFPYTWEEAVKGLSEGQGLVHAALKEGIPLFEREGAWARLRGLASFPS; encoded by the coding sequence GTGATGCGGATTTTTCCCTTTGATCCGCAGGCCCGCCGTGCGGAGTTGGAACAGGTGACAGCCAGGTTGGCTGAGCGGCCGGAGGTCCTGGCGGTGGTCCTCTTCGGCTCCTTAGCCCGGGGGGAGGCCACGGCCATGAGCGACGCGGACCTCTTTGTCCTTTTGGAAAGCTCCCCCCTGCCCTTCCCCGAGCGCCTGGTCCTCTACCGGCCGGAGGGGATCCGGGGGGTGGAGGTCTTTCCCTACACCTGGGAGGAAGCGGTAAAGGGTCTTTCGGAGGGGCAAGGCCTGGTTCATGCGGCTTTGAAGGAGGGTATTCCCCTTTTTGAACGGGAAGGGGCCTGGGCTCGCCTGAGGGGCCTGGCATCCTTCCCCTCATAA
- a CDS encoding sigma 54-interacting transcriptional regulator has product MKAKTLGELRRTYPLDKLKRTVKDEARENLKEKLRKGERLFPGIHGYEDTVIPALVQAILAKQNFILLGTRGQAKSRILRSLVNLLDEEIPALATELRDNPLRPISPEGKRLLEEAGDEAPIVWITREERYVEKLATPDTTVADLLGDMDPIKAARKGTGMADLESIHFGLLPRANRGIFAVNELADLAPKVQVALFNILEEGDVQIRGYPIRLPLDVWLVFTANPQDYTARGRIVTPLKDRIGSEIRTHYPKTLEEGLRISAQEAYVPEEVVLPEWIRLSVEAVAFAAREDRRVDQTAGVSQRLSISLLEVVAASAERQALLQGTRPVARPLDLYAGLPAITGKLELEYEGELQGAEKVARDLVQRAFGMVLPRYRLRTEAIVAYFEEGNLLTLPEGSVEEALNAMEEVPGLLEAARALAESQEPEVLLSAAEFVLEGLVGRRKLARGEMSYQAAERTRSYGN; this is encoded by the coding sequence GTGAAGGCCAAGACCCTCGGCGAACTCCGGCGCACCTATCCCTTGGATAAGCTCAAGCGCACCGTCAAGGACGAGGCCCGGGAAAACCTTAAGGAAAAGCTCCGCAAGGGGGAAAGGCTTTTCCCAGGCATCCACGGGTACGAGGACACCGTCATCCCCGCCTTGGTCCAGGCCATCCTGGCCAAGCAAAACTTCATCCTTCTGGGCACCCGGGGCCAGGCCAAAAGCCGCATCCTTCGCAGCTTGGTTAACCTTCTGGACGAGGAAATCCCCGCCCTGGCCACGGAACTTAGGGATAACCCCCTAAGACCCATCTCGCCGGAAGGGAAGCGGCTTCTGGAGGAGGCCGGAGACGAAGCTCCCATCGTCTGGATAACCCGGGAGGAGCGCTATGTGGAGAAACTGGCTACCCCCGACACCACCGTGGCCGACCTCCTGGGGGACATGGACCCCATCAAGGCAGCCCGCAAGGGAACGGGGATGGCGGACCTGGAAAGCATCCACTTTGGCCTTCTTCCCCGGGCCAACCGGGGCATCTTTGCGGTGAACGAGCTGGCGGACCTGGCCCCCAAGGTGCAGGTGGCCCTGTTCAACATCCTCGAGGAAGGAGACGTGCAGATAAGGGGCTACCCCATCCGCCTGCCCTTGGATGTCTGGCTGGTGTTCACCGCCAATCCCCAGGACTACACGGCCAGGGGACGGATCGTTACCCCCCTCAAAGACCGCATCGGCAGCGAGATCCGCACCCATTACCCCAAAACCCTCGAGGAGGGCCTTAGGATCAGCGCCCAGGAAGCCTACGTACCGGAAGAAGTGGTCCTCCCCGAGTGGATCCGCCTTTCCGTGGAAGCGGTGGCCTTCGCCGCCCGGGAGGACCGCCGGGTGGACCAGACGGCCGGCGTTTCCCAGCGCCTTTCCATAAGCCTTCTGGAAGTGGTGGCCGCCAGCGCCGAAAGGCAGGCTCTTCTTCAGGGCACCAGGCCCGTGGCCCGCCCCCTGGATCTGTATGCGGGGCTTCCCGCCATCACCGGGAAGCTGGAACTGGAGTACGAGGGGGAGCTACAGGGGGCGGAAAAGGTGGCCCGGGACCTGGTGCAAAGGGCCTTTGGCATGGTCCTCCCCCGCTACCGCCTGCGGACCGAGGCCATCGTGGCCTATTTTGAAGAGGGAAACCTCCTCACCCTGCCCGAGGGAAGCGTGGAGGAAGCCCTAAACGCCATGGAGGAGGTTCCGGGCCTCCTGGAGGCGGCAAGGGCCCTGGCGGAAAGCCAGGAGCCTGAGGTGCTTCTTTCGGCGGCGGAGTTCGTCCTGGAGGGGCTCGTAGGGAGGAGGAAGCTGGCCCGGGGAGAAATGAGCTACCAGGCGGCGGAGAGGACGCGGAGCTATGGCAACTAG
- the bshA gene encoding N-acetyl-alpha-D-glucosaminyl L-malate synthase BshA: MGSLPSPFAGLGVRVLRLGLVAYPGLGGSGIVATELAHRLTQMGHRVYLFATERPFRLPKDSPVVYIPVDLPFYPVFPGPLYTLSLAGVLEREARRLSLELVHTHYAIPHAAAAYLGLGEELPLVHTLHGTDVSVLGMDPAFHGPTRKALQRAKATTAVSRALAQEAQKAFGVNPVVIHNAVDPDRFHPRPERKKLYAEEGEWLLVHASNFRPIKRVPDIVRAFAKVRRKVQARLLLLGKGPEEGEAKRVAEELGVERFVTFHPPTPHPEEILGAADLFLLASEEESFGQAALEALASGVPVVATAVGGVPELVRPEVGRLVELGDLEGFAQAVLDLLAHPRLSSMRKAAREYAIARFHPERITQAYLEVYQKALEDSP, from the coding sequence ATGGGTTCTCTCCCTTCCCCTTTTGCGGGTTTGGGCGTGAGGGTGCTGAGGCTGGGCCTGGTGGCCTACCCCGGCCTCGGGGGTAGCGGCATCGTGGCCACGGAGTTGGCCCACCGCCTGACCCAGATGGGCCACCGGGTTTACCTTTTCGCCACGGAAAGGCCCTTCCGCCTGCCCAAGGATAGCCCTGTGGTCTACATCCCCGTGGACCTGCCCTTTTACCCCGTCTTCCCCGGCCCCCTCTACACCCTCTCCCTGGCGGGGGTGCTGGAGCGGGAGGCCAGGCGGCTGAGCTTGGAGCTGGTTCACACCCACTACGCCATCCCCCACGCCGCCGCCGCCTACCTGGGGCTTGGCGAGGAACTCCCCCTGGTGCATACCCTCCACGGCACCGATGTCTCGGTGCTGGGCATGGACCCGGCCTTCCACGGACCCACCCGGAAGGCCCTCCAAAGGGCCAAGGCCACCACGGCGGTGAGCCGGGCCCTAGCCCAGGAAGCGCAGAAGGCCTTCGGGGTTAACCCCGTGGTCATCCATAACGCCGTGGACCCGGACCGCTTCCACCCCAGGCCGGAGCGCAAGAAGCTCTACGCAGAGGAAGGGGAGTGGCTTTTGGTGCACGCCTCCAACTTCCGCCCCATCAAAAGGGTGCCAGATATCGTGCGGGCCTTTGCCAAGGTACGGAGGAAGGTGCAGGCCCGGCTCCTTCTTCTGGGGAAGGGACCGGAGGAAGGGGAGGCGAAGCGGGTTGCGGAGGAGCTCGGGGTGGAACGCTTTGTCACCTTCCACCCCCCCACCCCCCATCCCGAGGAAATCCTGGGAGCCGCCGATCTTTTCCTGCTGGCCTCGGAGGAGGAATCCTTCGGGCAGGCGGCCCTCGAGGCCCTGGCCAGTGGGGTTCCCGTGGTGGCCACCGCCGTGGGAGGAGTTCCCGAGCTGGTACGGCCCGAGGTGGGGCGGCTGGTGGAGCTTGGGGACCTGGAAGGCTTCGCCCAAGCGGTGCTGGACCTCCTCGCCCATCCCAGACTTTCCAGCATGCGCAAGGCTGCCCGGGAGTACGCCATCGCCCGCTTTCACCCCGAAAGGATCACCCAGGCCTACCTGGAGGTGTACCAAAAGGCCCTGGAGGACTCCCCCTGA
- a CDS encoding vWA domain-containing protein, translating into MKAIRYSRYEGSLEDLSPEEILSLLEDFLLDSGFSDPFQRYDPDPERQPTLEDLYDALLEALLKNELVPEDWLREARFADHKEETRLHQAITRMMEKLREAGYIRLPGEDPTNPAQGGYKGEAGEARFELTEKASDFLGLKSLRELLGALGRNAPGLHPTPHHAPGVEKTGETKEWEWGDPLELNVPETLKKAMAKGLTELSHGDLVIDLSEYTASMSTVVLLDCSHSMILYGEDRFTPAKKVALALAHLIRTQYPGDRVRFVLFHDTAEEIPLSRLPLAQVGPYHTNTKAGLELARTLLKKIGGEMRQIILITDGKPSAITLPSGEIYKNAWGLDPVILAETLKEATLARKEGIPIHTFMLAREPELLAFVKKLSQITRGKAYLTHPGNIGRYLLLDFLNKKVQRN; encoded by the coding sequence ATGAAGGCCATTCGCTATAGCCGCTACGAGGGAAGCCTCGAGGACCTCTCCCCCGAGGAGATCCTGAGCCTCCTCGAGGACTTCCTCCTGGACTCCGGGTTTTCCGATCCCTTCCAGCGCTACGACCCCGACCCCGAGCGACAGCCCACCCTGGAGGATCTCTACGATGCGCTTCTCGAGGCCCTCCTCAAAAACGAGTTGGTGCCGGAGGACTGGCTTAGGGAAGCCCGCTTCGCCGACCACAAGGAGGAAACCCGGCTCCATCAGGCCATTACCCGCATGATGGAAAAGCTCCGTGAAGCCGGGTATATCCGCCTTCCTGGAGAAGATCCCACCAACCCCGCCCAAGGCGGGTACAAGGGCGAGGCGGGTGAGGCCCGCTTTGAGCTCACGGAAAAGGCCTCGGATTTCCTGGGCCTAAAAAGCCTCCGGGAGCTCCTGGGGGCTCTGGGCCGAAACGCTCCTGGGCTCCACCCCACCCCCCACCACGCCCCAGGGGTGGAGAAGACAGGGGAAACCAAGGAGTGGGAGTGGGGAGACCCCTTGGAGCTCAACGTGCCCGAAACCCTCAAAAAGGCCATGGCCAAGGGACTTACGGAGCTCTCCCACGGGGACCTGGTCATCGACCTCTCCGAGTACACGGCCAGCATGAGCACCGTGGTCCTCTTAGACTGCTCCCACTCCATGATCCTCTACGGGGAGGACCGCTTCACCCCTGCCAAGAAGGTGGCCCTGGCCTTGGCCCATCTGATCCGCACCCAGTACCCCGGGGACCGGGTGCGCTTCGTCCTCTTCCACGACACCGCCGAGGAGATCCCCCTTTCCCGGCTCCCCCTGGCCCAGGTGGGCCCTTACCACACCAACACCAAGGCGGGGCTGGAGCTGGCCAGGACCCTCTTGAAAAAGATAGGCGGGGAGATGCGGCAGATCATCCTCATCACCGACGGCAAGCCCTCGGCCATCACCCTTCCCAGCGGGGAGATCTATAAAAACGCCTGGGGCCTTGACCCCGTGATCCTGGCGGAAACCCTAAAGGAAGCCACCCTGGCCCGCAAGGAAGGCATACCCATCCACACCTTTATGCTGGCCCGGGAACCGGAACTCCTGGCCTTCGTGAAGAAGCTTTCCCAGATCACCCGGGGCAAGGCCTACCTCACCCACCCCGGCAACATCGGCCGGTACCTGCTCCTGGACTTCCTAAACAAGAAGGTCCAAAGGAACTGA
- the hslV gene encoding ATP-dependent protease subunit HslV: MEIHGTTILAVRKDGVTTLAGDGQVTFGQTILKRGAVKVRRLEVGEGVLVGFAGGVADALSLLERFEEKLKEAKGNLLKGAVETAKLWRTDRVLRHLQAMIIAADREGMVLLSGSGEVITPEEPLLAVGSGGPYALAAAKALYRHSSLSAREIAEESLKIAAEVDLYTSGQVTVLTLGEA, translated from the coding sequence GTGGAGATCCATGGCACTACCATCTTGGCCGTGCGCAAGGATGGGGTCACCACCTTGGCCGGGGATGGCCAGGTTACCTTCGGCCAGACCATCCTCAAGCGGGGGGCGGTGAAGGTGAGGCGCCTCGAGGTGGGGGAAGGCGTCCTGGTGGGTTTTGCCGGCGGGGTGGCGGATGCCCTGAGCCTTCTGGAACGCTTTGAGGAGAAGCTCAAGGAGGCCAAGGGCAACCTGCTCAAGGGGGCGGTGGAAACCGCTAAGCTCTGGCGCACCGACCGGGTGTTGCGCCACCTTCAGGCCATGATCATCGCCGCCGACCGGGAGGGGATGGTGCTCCTTTCCGGAAGCGGCGAGGTCATCACCCCGGAAGAACCCCTTTTGGCGGTGGGGTCTGGGGGTCCCTACGCCTTGGCGGCGGCCAAGGCCCTCTACCGGCACTCCAGCCTTTCCGCTCGGGAGATCGCCGAGGAATCGCTTAAAATTGCTGCCGAAGTGGACCTTTACACCTCGGGACAGGTAACGGTCCTCACCCTGGGGGAAGCATGA